One segment of Opitutaceae bacterium DNA contains the following:
- a CDS encoding sulfatase-like hydrolase/transferase, which translates to MNLKPVLTAALSMAAGFVAFAAPKPNIVFILVDDLGYGDVGVFNQNQRRESGDRARPWFTTPALDRMAADGARFTHHYVAAPVCVSSRSSLLQGVTQGHANVRNNQFDEAIDENHTLATVLQAAGYSTAAIGKWGLQGANDAPPPNWPAHPLNRGFDYYYGYIRHIDGHEHYPKEMLYFKEKARERGPIFVWENRTDATAPLDKCYTTDLWTARAKKWITEQNAANPAKPFFLYLAYDTPHAVLELPAQPYPAGGGIKGGVQWLGTPGHAITTASGVPDSWMDPNYASATYDDDNNPSTPEKAWPDVYRRYATCVSRIDAAIGDLFQLLKDLSIDDNTLVVFCSDNGPSVESYLPEDYSPQFFDGYGPFDGIKRDCWEGGTRTPAIVRWPSGIKPGQVLATPSATYDWLPTFADLAGLPAPARADGISLVPLLTGQGRLRDRSGIYIEYENATRTPDFPEFEPGHRGRKRGQMQVLRVGDYAAVRYDIKSADDDFEIYNVVTDPKQARNLAMDPAFAARQREFKALALQSRRPEKTASRPYDNELVPATTPASPVKPGLSRGYFEGNFPWVPAFDGMQSRKTGVQRSLGLERQSIAKDAGLLLTGYIQVPTDGEYTFTLSTDTGAVMRLHDATVIDADFGYAGGAVRTATIRLKAGLHPIHLAYRTRTGAKPSLDVRWSGPEFSMQPIPANALSHATPE; encoded by the coding sequence ATGAATCTGAAACCCGTGCTCACTGCCGCCCTGTCGATGGCGGCTGGTTTCGTCGCGTTTGCCGCACCGAAACCGAACATAGTATTCATTCTCGTTGACGACCTCGGCTACGGCGACGTCGGCGTTTTCAATCAGAACCAGCGCAGAGAGTCAGGCGATCGCGCCCGCCCCTGGTTCACGACGCCCGCGCTCGATCGCATGGCGGCGGATGGCGCGCGTTTCACACACCACTACGTTGCCGCGCCGGTGTGCGTCTCCTCGCGATCATCCCTCCTCCAAGGTGTGACGCAGGGCCATGCAAACGTGCGGAACAACCAGTTCGACGAGGCCATCGACGAAAATCACACGCTTGCGACGGTGCTTCAAGCGGCTGGCTATTCGACTGCTGCGATCGGCAAGTGGGGGCTCCAGGGAGCCAACGACGCACCTCCCCCCAACTGGCCCGCGCACCCGCTCAATCGCGGGTTTGACTACTACTACGGCTACATCCGACACATCGACGGCCACGAGCACTACCCAAAGGAAATGCTGTACTTCAAGGAAAAGGCCAGGGAACGCGGGCCAATCTTTGTTTGGGAGAACCGGACTGATGCCACAGCTCCCCTCGACAAATGCTACACCACGGATTTGTGGACGGCACGTGCCAAGAAGTGGATCACCGAACAGAACGCAGCGAATCCGGCGAAGCCGTTTTTCCTGTATCTCGCCTACGACACCCCGCACGCGGTCCTCGAACTCCCCGCGCAGCCCTATCCAGCCGGCGGCGGCATCAAGGGAGGCGTGCAGTGGCTCGGCACGCCTGGGCATGCCATCACCACGGCCTCGGGCGTGCCCGACTCCTGGATGGACCCGAACTACGCCTCCGCCACCTACGATGACGACAACAACCCGTCCACACCTGAAAAGGCCTGGCCGGACGTCTATCGCCGGTACGCAACCTGCGTGAGCCGAATCGATGCCGCCATCGGCGACCTGTTCCAGCTTCTGAAGGATCTCAGCATCGACGACAACACCCTCGTCGTCTTCTGCTCCGACAACGGCCCCTCAGTCGAATCGTATCTGCCCGAGGACTACAGCCCGCAGTTCTTCGATGGCTACGGCCCCTTCGACGGCATCAAGCGCGACTGCTGGGAAGGGGGCACGCGCACACCCGCCATCGTGCGCTGGCCGTCCGGCATCAAGCCCGGCCAGGTTCTCGCAACTCCATCCGCTACGTACGACTGGCTCCCGACGTTTGCCGATCTTGCCGGACTGCCTGCTCCAGCCCGCGCGGATGGCATCTCCCTCGTGCCTCTGCTGACCGGTCAGGGCAGGCTCCGTGATCGGAGCGGCATCTATATCGAGTACGAGAATGCAACCCGCACGCCGGATTTCCCCGAATTCGAGCCCGGCCACCGCGGCAGGAAACGCGGACAGATGCAGGTGCTCCGTGTCGGTGACTACGCCGCCGTACGCTATGACATCAAGAGTGCCGATGACGACTTTGAGATCTACAATGTCGTCACGGATCCAAAGCAGGCCCGCAATCTCGCGATGGATCCGGCATTCGCGGCCCGCCAGCGCGAGTTCAAGGCGCTCGCGCTGCAGTCCCGGCGCCCGGAGAAAACCGCGTCGCGCCCCTATGACAACGAACTGGTGCCGGCGACCACGCCGGCCTCCCCCGTCAAACCGGGGCTTTCGCGAGGCTACTTTGAGGGCAACTTCCCCTGGGTGCCGGCCTTTGACGGCATGCAGAGCCGCAAGACCGGTGTGCAGCGGAGCCTGGGACTCGAAAGGCAATCGATCGCGAAGGACGCGGGTCTCCTCCTGACCGGATACATCCAGGTGCCGACGGATGGTGAATACACCTTCACGCTGAGCACCGACACGGGCGCAGTCATGCGCCTGCACGACGCCACAGTCATCGACGCCGATTTTGGCTATGCGGGCGGGGCCGTTCGAACAGCGACGATCCGGCTGAAGGCGGGCCTTCACCCCATCCATCTCGCCTACCGGACGAGGACCGGAGCCAAGCCATCGCTGGACGTTCGATGGAGCGGTCCCGAATTCAGCATGCAGCCGATCCCGGCGAACGCATTGAGCCACGCCACGCCGGAATAA
- a CDS encoding alpha/beta hydrolase: protein MNHLRRVLFGFSIVAFSTAALAQSDDQLAQLLKRYPDADANKDGRLTVEEASAYRRVLRARRTKASNSEGAAKDNETVSSKKPAPTYRNVAYGPYERNVFDFWAAKSGQPTPLVVFIHGGGFVNGSKDGANPAIIQACLDAGVSFMAINYRFRASAPIQDILRDCARSIQFIRANAGKYNVDPARIASFGGSAGAGTSLWLAFHPDLADPKNPDPVLRESSRIIAAGANNTQATYDVTKWEEFLGKPRGEWIPRTETTDFYHFKSEAELKSAAGKAVLADVDMLGLITPDDPPVLLINSMPDGPANDRQHYVHHPDHSRAIAKRCAEEGVSATLLLVQAEPKYSGDTTDALRKFLISHVKGPLPSASPAIRQTDVTYGSAAGVTLKCDIAVPAGAGPFPVALLVHGGGWSKGDKARLVAPLFEPLASAGYAWVSINYRLAPEHRYPGSVEDLETAIRWVKEHAGEYRLDAGRVALIGESAGGHLVALVATRRTPGCEVAAVVPFYAPTNLLMDETQAVAAAIASYFGITKMNPESRALLGEASPLLHVRAGLPPFLLIHGTADKLVAYDQSVKFQAALREAGDSCDLITIPDGGHGMASWDKLGLPYKNALLTWLNGHLRK from the coding sequence ATGAATCACCTCCGTCGAGTCCTTTTCGGATTCTCAATCGTCGCCTTTTCGACTGCCGCACTGGCGCAGTCTGACGACCAACTGGCCCAGCTCCTCAAACGATACCCCGACGCGGATGCCAACAAGGATGGCCGTCTCACGGTGGAGGAGGCCTCCGCGTATCGCCGTGTGCTCCGCGCCAGGCGCACGAAGGCCTCCAACAGTGAAGGGGCGGCCAAGGACAATGAGACCGTTTCCTCGAAGAAACCCGCGCCCACCTACAGGAATGTCGCCTACGGGCCCTACGAGCGAAACGTGTTTGACTTCTGGGCAGCCAAGTCGGGTCAGCCCACGCCTCTTGTCGTGTTCATCCATGGGGGCGGATTCGTCAATGGCAGCAAGGACGGCGCCAACCCCGCGATCATTCAGGCCTGCCTGGATGCCGGCGTCTCCTTCATGGCGATCAACTATCGCTTCCGGGCCAGCGCGCCCATTCAGGACATCCTGCGCGACTGCGCGCGGTCCATTCAATTCATCCGGGCAAACGCCGGCAAATACAACGTGGATCCCGCCCGCATAGCGTCCTTCGGCGGATCCGCCGGCGCCGGCACCTCCCTCTGGCTCGCCTTTCATCCCGATCTCGCCGATCCGAAGAATCCCGATCCCGTGCTGCGCGAATCCTCCCGCATCATCGCTGCCGGCGCAAACAACACACAGGCCACTTATGACGTCACAAAATGGGAGGAGTTTCTTGGCAAGCCCAGGGGCGAATGGATTCCCCGGACTGAGACAACCGACTTCTACCACTTCAAGTCGGAGGCGGAGCTGAAGTCCGCGGCCGGAAAGGCGGTTCTGGCCGACGTCGACATGCTCGGGCTCATCACACCGGACGATCCTCCTGTTCTCCTCATCAACAGCATGCCCGACGGCCCCGCCAATGATCGTCAGCACTACGTCCACCATCCCGACCATTCCCGGGCGATCGCGAAACGGTGCGCCGAAGAGGGCGTTTCCGCGACCTTGCTGCTTGTCCAGGCTGAGCCGAAATACTCGGGAGACACCACCGACGCCCTCAGGAAATTCCTCATCAGTCATGTCAAGGGCCCGCTCCCCTCCGCGTCCCCGGCGATCCGCCAGACTGATGTCACTTACGGCAGCGCGGCGGGCGTCACGCTGAAGTGCGACATCGCCGTGCCCGCCGGTGCCGGCCCGTTCCCCGTCGCGCTCCTCGTGCACGGCGGAGGTTGGAGCAAGGGCGACAAGGCACGGCTCGTGGCACCGCTGTTCGAACCGCTCGCAAGTGCGGGCTATGCCTGGGTGTCCATCAACTATCGCCTCGCCCCGGAGCATCGCTACCCGGGAAGCGTCGAGGATCTGGAAACGGCCATTCGCTGGGTGAAGGAACACGCGGGCGAATATCGCCTGGATGCCGGTCGAGTCGCATTGATCGGCGAGTCCGCAGGCGGCCATTTGGTCGCTCTGGTGGCGACCCGTCGAACTCCAGGCTGCGAGGTCGCCGCCGTTGTGCCCTTTTACGCACCGACAAACCTTCTGATGGACGAGACCCAGGCGGTGGCCGCCGCCATCGCCTCCTATTTTGGAATCACCAAGATGAACCCCGAGTCGCGGGCGCTCCTTGGCGAAGCCTCACCCCTGCTTCATGTCCGCGCCGGCCTGCCTCCCTTCCTTCTCATCCACGGTACGGCCGACAAACTCGTCGCCTACGATCAATCGGTCAAGTTTCAGGCCGCACTCCGCGAGGCCGGCGACTCCTGTGATCTGATCACCATCCCCGACGGCGGACACGGCATGGCGTCCTGGGACAAGCTCGGCCTCCCTTACAAGAATGCACTTCTCACGTGGCTCAATGGGCATCTCAGGAAGTAG
- a CDS encoding sulfatase, which translates to MRAIPPLLAALLPLSLLGASPAGSNQAAALSARRPNILFIAVDDMNDWAVGGRPQVRTPNLDRLRARGITFTNAHCASPSCHPSRVAVMTGVRPSTSGIDHNVYGRTTPSWRAGPDSGTGALENAVVLSQHFRNHGYRAIGTGKIFHGLQWVDGSENEPGDWDDYFPSASDQIPFQPRPADLVDDREAGIIGKRPIGGDTGRRGQVFGAHPLKVPDERMSDYQVVDWALKQLASPQDKPLFLAVGLFRPHIPWEVPQAYFDLYPLGDVQRPEVREDDLADTHGHNRVSWHQWVLANEEKFQMWERLIQGYQASITFADAQIGRLLDGLSTSPLADSTIIVLWGDHGMHLGEKQNWEKFTLWNRSTHVPLIIALPDGRNHGASVPAPASLIDLYPTLCELAGLPIPDQCEGTSLDPQLMNPTQPRRTPAITTQSMGLQSGHSVTNERWHYIRYFDGFEELYDLNADPGEFTNLAGEGALASTKLELLEALKESGAPLDGVYRRVDSGALVKPPRAPGN; encoded by the coding sequence ATGCGCGCCATACCTCCGCTTCTTGCGGCGCTGCTTCCGCTTTCGCTGCTCGGGGCCTCCCCCGCCGGGTCAAACCAAGCAGCCGCGCTCTCCGCCAGGAGACCCAACATTCTTTTCATAGCCGTTGACGACATGAATGACTGGGCCGTCGGTGGACGGCCGCAAGTCCGGACTCCAAACCTCGACCGATTGCGGGCCAGGGGCATCACCTTCACCAACGCCCACTGCGCATCCCCGTCCTGTCATCCCTCGCGCGTCGCAGTCATGACGGGCGTGCGTCCATCGACTTCCGGCATCGACCACAATGTCTATGGGAGGACAACGCCGAGCTGGCGGGCGGGTCCTGACAGCGGAACAGGCGCCCTCGAAAATGCAGTCGTCCTATCCCAGCACTTTCGCAACCACGGCTACCGCGCCATCGGCACCGGAAAAATATTCCACGGCCTGCAATGGGTGGACGGAAGCGAAAACGAGCCAGGCGACTGGGATGACTACTTCCCGAGCGCCAGCGATCAGATTCCTTTTCAACCGCGCCCGGCCGACCTGGTCGACGACAGAGAAGCCGGCATCATCGGCAAGCGGCCCATTGGCGGCGACACCGGCCGACGGGGACAGGTTTTTGGCGCTCATCCATTGAAAGTGCCCGATGAAAGGATGTCCGACTATCAGGTCGTCGACTGGGCCCTCAAGCAACTCGCATCGCCCCAGGACAAGCCGCTCTTCCTGGCCGTCGGCCTCTTCCGCCCGCACATTCCGTGGGAGGTGCCACAGGCCTACTTTGACCTCTATCCTCTCGGTGACGTTCAGCGCCCCGAGGTTCGAGAGGACGATCTCGCCGACACCCATGGCCACAACCGCGTTTCATGGCACCAGTGGGTGCTCGCCAACGAGGAAAAGTTTCAGATGTGGGAGCGCCTTATCCAGGGATATCAGGCGAGCATCACCTTCGCCGACGCACAAATCGGGCGCCTCCTCGACGGATTGAGCACGAGTCCGCTGGCGGACAGCACCATCATCGTCCTCTGGGGCGACCACGGCATGCATCTTGGAGAGAAGCAGAACTGGGAAAAATTCACCCTCTGGAACCGTTCGACGCATGTGCCGCTCATCATTGCACTGCCTGACGGAAGGAACCATGGAGCCAGCGTCCCCGCGCCCGCCAGTCTCATCGACCTCTATCCGACACTCTGCGAACTCGCCGGCCTTCCGATCCCGGACCAGTGCGAGGGAACAAGCCTCGATCCACAACTCATGAATCCGACCCAGCCACGCCGCACGCCCGCCATCACCACGCAGTCGATGGGCCTGCAGAGCGGGCATTCCGTCACGAACGAACGGTGGCACTACATCCGCTACTTTGACGGATTTGAAGAACTCTACGACCTGAACGCCGATCCGGGTGAGTTCACCAATCTCGCTGGAGAAGGTGCACTCGCATCCACAAAGCTTGAACTCCTCGAAGCCTTGAAGGAAAGCGGGGCGCCTCTTGACGGCGTCTATCGACGCGTCGACTCAGGCGCATTGGTGAAACCGCCGCGGGCGCCTGGAAACTAG
- a CDS encoding sulfatase codes for MTSRQISGCLSFLIISAALAAAASSKPNILFIVSDDLNHWVGTLHRNPQTQTPNIDRLAKRGVNFTHAYCASSVCNASRSAFMSGRRTATIGVYGNAYMPWSNYINEAECINGYLRSNGYETLGVGKLYHKGGPGAHTEGTHWDEYVVGFGRQLGDDDDGDDGDGRRGRNRRPTSGKAAMETDVLPGNRRIGEFEIGQPSIPDSETEDYKIAEWGAAQLARRHDRPFFLSVGFHKPHLPWIVPKKYFDLFPLETIQLPPHIADDTKDLPPAAMRFAHNSRWELVMKQGGENAWKQVVQAYLASIAYMDAQLGIVIDALDKGPNSGNTVVVFLGDHGWHVGEKERFGKSTVWEEAARAPLIWVAPQVAPAGVNCERTVDFLSFFPTLCDLAGLPKPAYLEGVSIQPLLKDPSREWNHPALTTYGYKNHAIRTENWRYIRYANGDEELYDENADPHEWNNLAGDPKHASVKTSLAGWLPKTDKPPMNGQPVLERRAERRKQRSETTR; via the coding sequence ATGACCTCGCGCCAGATCTCCGGCTGCCTGTCCTTCCTCATTATTTCCGCCGCACTGGCGGCGGCGGCGTCCAGCAAGCCCAACATTCTCTTCATCGTCTCTGATGACTTGAACCATTGGGTCGGGACCCTTCATAGAAACCCGCAGACTCAGACGCCCAACATCGACCGTCTGGCGAAACGCGGCGTGAATTTCACGCACGCCTACTGCGCTTCATCCGTGTGCAATGCCTCGCGCTCGGCTTTCATGTCCGGCAGGCGCACGGCGACGATAGGCGTTTATGGAAACGCCTACATGCCCTGGTCCAACTACATCAACGAGGCCGAATGCATCAATGGCTACCTGCGGAGCAACGGCTACGAGACACTCGGCGTCGGCAAGCTCTACCACAAGGGCGGGCCGGGCGCACACACGGAGGGCACACACTGGGACGAATACGTGGTGGGCTTCGGACGCCAGCTCGGCGACGACGATGACGGCGACGACGGAGACGGGCGGCGCGGGCGCAATCGGCGGCCAACAAGCGGCAAGGCCGCCATGGAGACCGACGTGCTTCCTGGAAACAGGCGCATCGGCGAATTCGAGATCGGGCAGCCATCCATTCCGGACAGCGAAACTGAGGACTACAAAATCGCCGAATGGGGAGCCGCTCAACTGGCAAGAAGGCACGATCGGCCGTTCTTTCTGTCCGTGGGCTTTCACAAGCCGCACCTGCCCTGGATCGTTCCGAAAAAGTATTTCGACCTGTTTCCGCTGGAGACGATCCAGCTTCCCCCTCACATCGCTGACGACACGAAGGACCTTCCTCCCGCCGCAATGCGTTTCGCCCACAATTCACGATGGGAACTGGTGATGAAGCAGGGCGGCGAAAATGCCTGGAAGCAGGTGGTGCAGGCCTACCTCGCATCGATTGCCTACATGGACGCTCAACTGGGCATCGTGATCGATGCGCTGGACAAGGGACCCAACTCAGGCAACACCGTCGTCGTTTTCCTCGGCGACCATGGCTGGCACGTCGGTGAAAAGGAACGGTTCGGCAAGTCCACGGTGTGGGAGGAGGCCGCACGCGCTCCGCTGATCTGGGTTGCACCGCAGGTGGCGCCCGCCGGAGTCAACTGCGAGCGCACGGTCGATTTCCTGAGTTTTTTCCCCACCCTTTGCGATCTCGCCGGACTGCCCAAGCCCGCGTACCTGGAAGGCGTCAGCATTCAACCCCTGCTCAAGGATCCGTCCCGGGAATGGAACCATCCGGCGCTCACAACCTACGGCTACAAGAATCACGCCATACGAACCGAAAATTGGCGCTACATTCGGTACGCGAATGGTGATGAGGAGCTCTACGATGAAAACGCAGATCCCCATGAATGGAACAATCTCGCCGGTGACCCCAAACATGCCTCGGTGAAAACCAGCCTGGCCGGATGGCTTCCAAAAACCGACAAGCCTCCCATGAACGGGCAGCCTGTGCTGGAGCGCCGTGCCGAGCGCCGAAAACAGCGCTCCGAGACGACAAGATAG
- a CDS encoding TonB-dependent receptor has protein sequence MNPKIPNIPSAGRRCLFALLALLATGQLSAQVPVPAGTNGSELDRKPPPVVTSDAVDDDVVELSPFTVTSAGDRGYQVQSSLGGSRVRASLKDIASPTTAFTSQFFEDTAITNVDDLMQYMLSTEYDYGEDSGGQNRLNSLNRSTRMRGLKGGSYSVNFFRSDVRFDTFSIDRVDQARGPNSVLFGVGEPGGITNVSTKRAMLNGRKGYVSLQGKSHDGLRAEIDFNEAVIEGKLAFRVAAMDTRADTWRNFEFNDETRYYATGKWRITPKAEVNLEFEKGDISKQTKRTVIGYDAYTNWVAAGRNLGTAANAAQQIQRIVAANRAWISYDTAAGSIENWVTRFSSQLRQSVDGEPLPITDFGVLPKETTFTGPGYDQNTSYVRSSAFLTYAITRDWSVELAAMRLDRHNIIFDAQGAPNHYLKVDVNPLLPSGKPNPNAGKTYLESVTQFNDVDNRNDSLRLQTSYRLDLGRFGKHTLAGVHERTWGTDTQNIAREFVVSANAPFKTRPEDARNSFYRRTYVDISGPSDKVVMSDFWQYPVNNLNGYTTAFLPFNQNSQLNRNEGSTTIGMIQSSFWKDRIKTVVGGSYDQRRDFLGGQVRAPLQNFTEGVIAPVRSHTPFKSHANSISFSGVFQATDWLGLTYSQAENSALPNFTGRLRSPDGTDPYARPPTPRGKSKDYGIKLDLFDHRLFLTVLRFDTSDVNDFDFSPTLTSQINPIWTTLETAGVPVPAGYTYEQIISSVGGTPTILDTSTGATFSGKSQGYEVELTANPTPNWRIFANYSHETTVKTNIGPELRAYVALWRPLWLQNGSLPLSSGLGTVASQVTAVDNGLLANYILADGKEPYGQMKDKMTARTTYDFAQGPLKGYSIGGGVRYQSAPVVGFFSTQDSTGNRVNQVYKGAEQIFVDLNAGYRRKINLGGRSILWSLQLNVNNVFNNDAYQRLRVSVANEVLLYRFNPPIEWILTSKFAF, from the coding sequence ATGAACCCAAAGATACCCAATATCCCCAGTGCAGGCCGTCGTTGCTTGTTTGCCCTGCTCGCGTTGCTTGCAACCGGCCAGCTGTCGGCGCAAGTCCCGGTTCCGGCGGGAACGAATGGTTCCGAGCTGGATCGCAAACCGCCCCCCGTTGTCACATCCGACGCCGTGGATGATGACGTGGTCGAGCTCTCGCCCTTCACGGTGACGAGTGCGGGTGACCGCGGCTACCAGGTCCAGAGCTCCCTCGGCGGCAGTCGTGTCAGGGCGAGCCTGAAGGACATTGCGTCGCCGACGACCGCGTTCACCTCGCAGTTTTTCGAGGACACCGCTATCACCAATGTGGATGACCTGATGCAGTACATGCTGAGCACGGAGTATGACTACGGCGAGGATTCGGGAGGACAGAACCGCTTGAACAGCCTGAACCGGAGCACGCGCATGCGCGGGCTCAAGGGCGGCTCCTACTCGGTGAATTTTTTCCGATCGGATGTGCGGTTCGACACTTTCAGCATAGATCGCGTTGACCAGGCGCGCGGCCCCAATTCTGTCCTTTTTGGAGTGGGTGAGCCGGGAGGCATCACGAATGTCTCGACCAAGCGCGCGATGCTGAACGGTCGAAAAGGCTATGTTTCGCTCCAGGGGAAATCGCACGACGGACTTCGGGCGGAGATCGACTTCAACGAGGCGGTGATCGAAGGCAAACTCGCGTTTCGCGTGGCCGCGATGGACACCCGCGCCGACACCTGGAGGAACTTTGAGTTCAATGATGAGACCCGGTACTACGCGACGGGCAAGTGGCGGATCACTCCGAAGGCGGAGGTGAATCTGGAGTTTGAAAAGGGAGACATCAGCAAGCAGACGAAGCGCACGGTCATTGGCTACGACGCCTACACGAACTGGGTCGCGGCGGGGCGCAACCTCGGGACCGCGGCCAATGCGGCCCAGCAGATCCAGCGCATCGTCGCGGCGAATCGCGCATGGATTTCCTATGACACCGCGGCTGGCAGCATTGAGAACTGGGTCACGCGGTTTTCATCGCAGCTTCGCCAGTCCGTCGACGGAGAACCCCTTCCGATCACCGATTTTGGAGTGCTTCCGAAGGAAACGACGTTCACCGGGCCCGGCTACGACCAGAACACGTCCTATGTTCGTTCCTCCGCGTTCCTGACCTACGCGATCACAAGGGACTGGAGCGTTGAACTCGCCGCGATGCGCCTCGACAGGCACAATATCATTTTTGACGCGCAGGGTGCGCCGAACCACTACCTGAAGGTGGATGTGAATCCGCTGCTTCCCAGCGGGAAACCGAACCCGAACGCAGGAAAAACCTACCTTGAGTCCGTAACGCAGTTCAACGACGTCGACAATCGCAACGACTCCCTCCGTTTGCAGACCAGCTACCGCCTGGACCTGGGACGGTTTGGCAAGCACACGCTTGCCGGCGTGCATGAACGCACCTGGGGAACGGATACGCAGAATATTGCACGTGAGTTCGTCGTGTCCGCCAACGCCCCCTTCAAGACTAGACCGGAGGATGCGCGAAACTCCTTTTACCGCCGCACCTATGTCGACATCTCCGGTCCCTCCGACAAAGTCGTGATGAGCGATTTCTGGCAGTATCCGGTCAACAACCTCAACGGCTACACAACAGCGTTCCTGCCGTTCAATCAGAACAGCCAGTTGAACCGCAACGAGGGTTCGACCACGATTGGGATGATCCAGAGCTCCTTCTGGAAGGATCGAATCAAGACAGTTGTGGGAGGCAGCTACGATCAGCGGCGCGATTTTCTTGGCGGACAGGTGCGGGCTCCGCTTCAGAATTTCACTGAAGGAGTGATTGCGCCCGTTCGCAGCCACACTCCGTTCAAGTCGCATGCCAACAGCATTTCGTTCAGCGGAGTTTTTCAGGCCACCGACTGGCTGGGCCTCACCTACAGCCAGGCGGAGAACAGCGCGCTGCCGAACTTTACGGGACGCCTTCGCTCGCCCGACGGCACGGATCCGTACGCCAGGCCGCCCACGCCGCGCGGAAAGTCGAAGGACTATGGCATCAAGCTCGATCTCTTCGATCACAGGCTGTTTCTCACCGTCCTGCGTTTCGACACCTCGGACGTGAACGACTTCGACTTTTCTCCGACACTCACATCCCAGATCAATCCGATCTGGACGACGCTGGAGACCGCCGGCGTGCCAGTCCCCGCGGGCTACACGTATGAGCAGATTATCAGCAGTGTTGGCGGCACTCCCACGATCCTCGATACCTCGACGGGTGCGACGTTCTCCGGAAAATCCCAGGGCTATGAAGTTGAATTGACAGCCAATCCCACCCCCAACTGGCGCATCTTTGCGAACTACAGCCATGAGACGACCGTGAAGACGAACATTGGTCCGGAGCTGCGCGCCTATGTTGCCTTGTGGCGGCCGCTCTGGCTGCAGAACGGATCTTTGCCGCTTTCAAGCGGACTCGGCACGGTGGCGAGTCAGGTGACCGCGGTCGACAACGGGCTTCTGGCAAATTACATTCTTGCGGACGGCAAGGAGCCCTACGGTCAGATGAAGGACAAGATGACCGCCCGGACGACCTATGATTTTGCGCAGGGTCCGCTCAAGGGCTATTCGATCGGCGGGGGAGTGCGTTATCAATCGGCCCCCGTCGTGGGCTTTTTTTCAACCCAGGATTCCACCGGCAATCGCGTGAACCAGGTCTACAAGGGCGCTGAGCAGATTTTTGTGGATCTGAATGCCGGGTACCGTCGCAAGATCAATCTCGGAGGGCGATCGATCCTGTGGAGCCTTCAGTTGAACGTGAACAATGTGTTCAACAATGACGCCTATCAACGCCTGCGGGTGTCAGTGGCGAATGAGGTGCTGCTCTACCGGTTCAATCCGCCGATCGAATGGATCCTGACGAGCAAGTTTGCATTCTGA